The following coding sequences lie in one Arachis hypogaea cultivar Tifrunner chromosome 9, arahy.Tifrunner.gnm2.J5K5, whole genome shotgun sequence genomic window:
- the LOC112710573 gene encoding gibberellin 2-beta-dioxygenase 2, whose amino-acid sequence MVVASSMMIRTKKTKAVGIPTIDLSMERAELSKQVVKACEEYGFFKVVNHSVGKEVISTLEEQGAEFFAKTAAEKHRAGPATPFGYGCRNIGPNGDMGDLEYLLLHTNPLNISDRSKTISNDPIKFSCAVNDYIESTRELACEILDLVGEGLRLQDKYSLSKLIRDVQSDSLLRINHYPQMVKPKSWDPSLMKGNSNSSIGFGEHSDPQILTILRSNNVGGLQISTHDGLWIPVPPDSNEFFVMVGDALQVLTNGRFTSVRHRALTNPLKSRMSMMYFAAPPLNWWITPLPKMVTPHNPTLYKPFTWAQYKQAAYSLRLGASRLDLFKLHQQQDSNLAPPSP is encoded by the exons ATGGTGGTGGCTTCTTCGATGATGATAAGGACGAAGAAAACAAAGGCGGTTGGGATTCCAACAATTGACCTCTCAATGGAGAGGGCAGAGTTGTCAAAGCAAGTGGTGAAGGCTTGTGAGGAATATGGATTCTTCAAAGTGGTGAATCATAGTGTGGGTAAAGAGGTCATTTCGACATTGGAAGAGCAAGGGGCTGAGTTTTTCGCCAAAACCGCCGCTGAAAAACACCGTGCCGGCCCTGCCACCCCCTTTGGCTACGGCTGCAGAAATATTGGTCCTAATGGCGACATGGGTGACCTTGAGTACCTTCTTCTCCACACAAATCCTCTCAACATCTCTGACAGATCCAAAACCATTTCCAATGACCCTATCAAATTCAG TTGCGCAGTAAACGATTACATAGAATCAACGAGGGAGCTAGCATGTGAGATTCTTGATCTAGTGGGTGAAGGTCTACGGCTCCAAGATAAGTACTCACTAAGCAAGCTAATCAGAGACGTTCAAAGTGATTCGCTCCTTCGGATCAACCACTACCCTCAGATGGTGAAACCGAAGTCGTGGGACCCATCATTGATGAAGGGGAACAGCAATAGCAGCATTGGGTTTGGAGAGCATTCTGACCCTCAGATCTTGACGATCCTACGGTCCAACAACGTTGGTGGGCTTCAGATCTCAACTCATGACGGGCTGTGGATCCCTGTCCCCCCGGACTCTAACGAATTCTTCGTTATGGTCGGCGATGCACTCCAG GTATTGACAAATGGAAGGTTTACAAGCGTGAGACACAGAGCATTGACAAACCCATTGAAGTCAAGAATGTCAATGATGTATTTTGCAGCACCACCGCTGAATTGGTGGATCACACCACTGCCTAAGATGGTGACACCTCACAACCCAACCCTTTATAAGCCTTTCACTTGGGCCCAATACAAACAAGCTGCTTACTCTTTGAGATTGGGTGCCTCTCGCCTTGACCTCTTCAAGCTCCACCAACAACAAGATTCCAATCTTGCCCCTCCTTCACCCTAA